Proteins found in one Sporosarcina sp. FSL K6-3457 genomic segment:
- the mtrB gene encoding trp RNA-binding attenuation protein MtrB → MTQPDYIVIKAQEDGVNVIGLTRGNDTKFHHTEKLDRGEVMIAQFTEHTSAMKIRGKADVHTAYGVVSSEAKD, encoded by the coding sequence ATGACACAACCTGACTACATTGTTATTAAAGCGCAAGAGGATGGCGTGAACGTTATCGGACTGACGAGAGGCAATGATACCAAGTTTCACCATACGGAAAAATTGGATCGTGGTGAAGTGATGATTGCCCAGTTCACTGAACATACGTCAGCGATGAAAATACGAGGCAAAGCCGACGTTCATACGGCATATGGTGTCGTGTCAAGCGAAGCGAAGGACTAA
- a CDS encoding polyprenyl synthetase family protein, with product MEKLKLMTLYADFRKDIAYIEKELERSVNSSSPIIQQASLHLLRAGGKRIRPIFVILASKFGTYSLEDVAKVAVSLELVHMASLVHDDVIDDSDMRRGFETVKARWDNRIAMYTGDFIFSRALTSLGEIKLPAVHVLLAETMLEICKGEIIQIDHQRKTDQTIRDYLRRIKRKTALLLSSSCELGALVSEADPVVVGKMRRFGYYAGMAFQIVDDILDITSTDKQLGKPAGSDLLNGHLTLPILYIKDDPVFRPYMERSFDGTLTECERDEMLAYIRGTGAIEQAQQVSDLYLQKALNELNTLPKGDAKRAFVQIAEFIGKRKY from the coding sequence TTGGAGAAATTGAAGTTAATGACACTTTATGCCGATTTTCGAAAGGATATCGCTTATATAGAAAAGGAACTTGAACGATCCGTCAATTCATCTTCCCCAATCATTCAGCAGGCATCGCTACATCTACTTCGTGCTGGTGGAAAGAGAATACGGCCTATTTTTGTGATCCTTGCGTCCAAGTTCGGCACCTATTCCTTGGAGGACGTGGCAAAGGTCGCCGTATCTCTTGAGCTTGTCCATATGGCCTCACTTGTCCATGATGATGTCATTGATGATTCAGATATGCGCAGGGGCTTTGAGACGGTTAAGGCACGTTGGGATAACCGGATTGCGATGTATACGGGAGATTTTATCTTTTCACGAGCACTGACATCTCTCGGTGAAATCAAACTGCCGGCAGTTCACGTGTTACTGGCAGAAACGATGCTTGAGATTTGTAAGGGTGAAATCATCCAGATTGATCATCAGCGAAAGACGGATCAGACAATCCGCGATTATTTGCGTCGCATTAAACGGAAGACTGCATTGCTCCTATCATCCAGCTGTGAATTAGGCGCTCTTGTTTCGGAAGCAGATCCTGTAGTTGTAGGAAAAATGCGTCGCTTCGGTTATTATGCGGGAATGGCCTTCCAAATTGTGGATGACATTTTAGACATTACATCAACGGATAAACAACTTGGAAAACCAGCGGGTAGTGATTTGCTGAACGGCCATTTGACATTGCCTATTTTATACATAAAAGATGATCCAGTATTTCGACCGTATATGGAGCGGTCATTTGACGGGACTTTAACGGAATGTGAGCGAGATGAAATGCTAGCTTATATTCGGGGAACAGGTGCCATTGAACAAGCGCAACAAGTGAGTGATTTGTATTTACAGAAAGCACTCAATGAATTAAATACCTTGCCCAAAGGTGATGCGAAAAGAGCATTTGTGCAAATCGCTGAGTTTATTGGGAAACGTAAATACTGA
- the aroH gene encoding chorismate mutase, producing the protein MVRGLRGATTVELDDEKTVLAATEALVVEMAEANRISPDDIISVLISTTKDVTSTFPAKAVRTIGGWTYVPVMCTHEMDVPGAMPLCIRALMHVNTDIPQRLIQHIYQNEAVKLRPDLQK; encoded by the coding sequence ATGGTTAGAGGATTACGAGGAGCAACAACTGTCGAACTAGACGACGAAAAGACTGTTTTGGCAGCAACGGAAGCACTTGTTGTTGAAATGGCAGAGGCTAACAGAATTTCACCGGATGATATCATTTCCGTTCTTATTTCTACGACGAAGGATGTGACATCTACTTTTCCAGCAAAAGCGGTCCGCACGATTGGAGGCTGGACATATGTACCTGTTATGTGCACACATGAGATGGACGTGCCCGGGGCAATGCCGCTTTGTATTAGAGCGCTTATGCATGTGAATACAGATATTCCGCAGCGACTCATTCAACATATTTATCAAAATGAAGCGGTAAAATTACGACCTGACTTACAAAAATAA
- the hisC gene encoding histidinol-phosphate transaminase gives MNWKPALEGMTPYKPGRSIEEVTRLYGLKEVVKLASNENPYGCSPSVKEFIATDAIQHEIYPDGYASLLRSKVAAKHGVSEDALLFGNGSDEIIMIIARALLGKGTNTIMATTTFPQYAHNAKIEGAEIRQVPLKDGQHDLEGFARAIDDETSVIWVCNPNNPTGNLIPSNQLLAFLEQVPDHILVVLDEAYFEYITADNHVDSVTWLEKFPNIIILRTFSKAYGLASFRVGYAIGQPEVITNLNKVRSPFNNNSTGLAVAEQALADQAFINQCRQVNHEQRERFTQYAVANKLHIFDSETNFVLIEVPEDADQAAEQLLKQGFIIRSGNALGTPGYVRVTIGTEQQNSDFFAAFDTLLVVEGSVG, from the coding sequence TTGAACTGGAAACCAGCACTTGAAGGGATGACCCCTTATAAACCAGGCAGATCGATTGAAGAGGTGACGCGCCTCTATGGACTGAAAGAAGTTGTTAAGCTTGCGTCAAATGAAAATCCCTATGGCTGCTCGCCATCTGTCAAAGAATTTATCGCGACGGATGCCATTCAGCATGAAATTTATCCGGATGGTTACGCAAGTTTATTGCGCAGCAAGGTTGCGGCTAAGCATGGTGTCAGTGAGGACGCATTGTTATTTGGCAATGGTTCTGATGAAATCATCATGATTATTGCAAGGGCGCTTCTGGGCAAGGGAACGAATACGATTATGGCAACAACAACCTTCCCGCAATATGCGCATAATGCAAAAATCGAAGGTGCTGAGATCAGGCAAGTGCCATTGAAAGACGGGCAGCATGATTTAGAGGGATTTGCCCGTGCTATCGATGACGAAACATCTGTCATTTGGGTATGTAATCCGAATAACCCAACAGGTAACCTGATTCCAAGCAATCAGTTACTGGCATTCCTCGAACAAGTACCTGACCATATTCTTGTTGTACTGGACGAGGCATATTTTGAATATATCACTGCGGATAATCACGTTGACTCGGTTACATGGCTTGAGAAGTTTCCGAATATTATCATTCTCCGGACATTTTCTAAAGCTTATGGACTCGCATCATTTAGGGTTGGCTATGCTATTGGTCAGCCTGAGGTCATCACTAATCTCAATAAAGTGCGAAGCCCGTTCAATAATAACTCGACGGGACTTGCTGTCGCTGAACAAGCATTGGCAGATCAAGCGTTTATCAATCAATGCCGTCAGGTGAATCATGAGCAACGAGAGCGATTTACGCAATATGCTGTAGCTAATAAACTGCATATTTTTGATTCTGAAACGAATTTCGTGCTAATTGAAGTACCGGAAGATGCAGATCAAGCTGCGGAGCAATTATTGAAGCAAGGATTTATCATCAGAAGTGGTAATGCACTAGGAACACCCGGTTATGTCCGTGTGACGATTGGAACAGAACAGCAGAACAGTGATTTCTTCGCTGCATTTGATACGTTGTTAGTCGTGGAAGGTTCAGTGGGATGA
- the spoIVA gene encoding stage IV sporulation protein A, whose amino-acid sequence MKEELYESLARRTDGDIYIGVVGPVRVGKSTFVKRVMEEVVIPNMTEASDRIRAQDELPQSSPGPIIMTSEPKFVPAQGTSVAVGDGELKFQIRLADCVGYVIDGVKGYEDEDGPKYVHTPWHNEPIPFEEAARIGTDKVIRDHSTIGILVTTDGTVNNIPRAAAAVAEVEIINKLKDIGKPFVIVLNSKMPANDRTVALKHELHETYGVPVIAISADQLNAQEIQLILKEALYEFPITDIDVQKPDWMDVLGSEHELNANIDRVINEGFLEVSKIRKVQELAERLKDEKYVRNAEVIEVDAGKGRAIVKIDMDEQAFREICEGITGQEIGTKKDWLLFVKEAAKAKKSYNMYAEAIDTARKQGYGVALPTIEDFNPSAPELIKQNNFFGVRMKATAPSLHIIRVDMEAEFSPLIGSEFHSHHLLKELKNAYLHDREALWETQLFGTPLHEVMKESIRFKTASVPQNARKRLRETIEQMVNDGNKGMITFIV is encoded by the coding sequence TTGAAAGAAGAATTGTATGAAAGTCTAGCTAGACGTACAGACGGTGATATTTACATTGGTGTTGTCGGCCCTGTTCGTGTAGGGAAATCGACGTTCGTGAAAAGGGTAATGGAAGAAGTCGTCATTCCGAACATGACGGAAGCGTCAGATCGGATTCGAGCACAGGACGAACTTCCACAAAGTTCACCCGGTCCCATTATTATGACTTCAGAACCGAAATTTGTACCTGCACAAGGGACATCGGTTGCTGTGGGGGACGGGGAGTTGAAATTCCAGATCCGTCTTGCTGATTGTGTCGGTTATGTGATTGATGGTGTGAAGGGTTATGAAGATGAGGATGGTCCAAAATACGTTCATACGCCATGGCATAATGAACCAATCCCATTTGAAGAGGCGGCACGTATCGGAACGGACAAAGTCATTCGGGACCACTCCACGATTGGAATACTTGTAACGACGGACGGAACAGTTAACAATATTCCACGGGCAGCAGCGGCAGTGGCAGAGGTTGAAATTATCAATAAATTGAAAGATATTGGTAAACCATTTGTCATTGTTTTAAACTCCAAGATGCCGGCGAATGATAGAACGGTAGCATTGAAGCATGAGTTGCATGAAACGTATGGAGTACCTGTTATTGCAATTAGTGCTGACCAGCTGAATGCGCAGGAAATTCAACTTATTTTAAAAGAAGCACTTTACGAGTTTCCAATTACCGATATCGATGTACAGAAGCCGGACTGGATGGATGTACTTGGAAGTGAGCACGAGTTAAATGCAAACATCGACAGAGTTATTAATGAGGGCTTTCTTGAGGTATCAAAAATCCGCAAAGTGCAGGAGCTTGCGGAACGATTGAAGGACGAAAAGTATGTCAGAAATGCTGAAGTTATCGAAGTAGATGCAGGTAAGGGTAGAGCGATTGTGAAAATTGATATGGATGAACAGGCTTTCCGTGAAATTTGTGAGGGCATTACAGGGCAGGAAATTGGGACTAAAAAAGATTGGTTATTATTTGTGAAAGAAGCTGCAAAAGCAAAAAAATCTTACAATATGTACGCCGAAGCAATTGATACAGCCAGAAAACAAGGGTATGGTGTTGCGCTCCCGACGATTGAAGATTTCAATCCTTCCGCACCTGAATTGATTAAACAAAATAATTTTTTTGGTGTTCGTATGAAAGCGACGGCGCCATCCCTTCATATTATTCGAGTCGATATGGAAGCGGAGTTTTCTCCTTTAATTGGCTCCGAATTTCATAGTCATCATCTACTAAAAGAATTAAAAAATGCTTATTTGCATGACAGAGAAGCGCTCTGGGAAACACAGCTTTTTGGTACACCACTTCATGAAGTTATGAAGGAAAGCATCCGCTTTAAAACGGCTTCTGTTCCACAAAATGCAAGAAAACGTCTACGTGAAACCATTGAACAAATGGTCAACGATGGCAACAAAGGTATGATTACATTTATCGTTTAA
- a CDS encoding demethylmenaquinone methyltransferase, with protein MATLKEQKVHKVFEKISGDYDKMNSVISFNQHKKWRNDIMVRMNVREGAHVLDVCCGTADWTIALAEAAGTAGHVTGLDFSEGMLEVGRPKTEKHPNITLVQGNAMELPFPNNSFDYVTIGFGLRNVPDYLTVLKEMNRVLKPGGMIACLETSQTEIPVYRQLFRFYFKFIMPAFGKIFAKSYKEYSWLQESADDFPGKKQLAQLFTEAGFAGVSYKGYSGGAAAGHVGYKQ; from the coding sequence TTGGCGACACTTAAAGAACAAAAGGTCCATAAAGTCTTTGAAAAAATATCTGGCGATTACGATAAGATGAATTCTGTTATCAGTTTTAACCAACATAAAAAATGGCGTAATGATATTATGGTACGGATGAATGTTCGTGAGGGGGCGCATGTGCTAGATGTCTGTTGTGGGACGGCAGACTGGACGATCGCTTTAGCCGAAGCAGCAGGAACGGCAGGTCATGTAACGGGACTGGATTTTAGTGAAGGTATGTTAGAGGTTGGACGACCAAAAACGGAGAAACACCCCAATATTACGCTTGTGCAGGGAAATGCAATGGAATTGCCTTTCCCAAATAATTCATTTGACTATGTAACAATTGGTTTTGGATTGCGTAATGTACCGGATTATTTGACGGTATTGAAAGAAATGAATCGTGTCCTTAAGCCGGGTGGTATGATTGCTTGCTTGGAGACGTCTCAAACTGAAATACCGGTTTACAGGCAGTTGTTCCGTTTTTATTTCAAATTCATTATGCCTGCATTTGGAAAAATATTTGCGAAGAGTTATAAGGAATATTCATGGCTACAAGAGTCAGCGGATGATTTTCCTGGTAAGAAGCAGCTTGCACAGCTGTTTACGGAAGCAGGCTTTGCAGGTGTTTCTTATAAAGGGTATAGCGGTGGTGCGGCGGCGGGCCACGTAGGATATAAACAATAA
- a CDS encoding HU family DNA-binding protein has protein sequence MNKTELINSVAEAAGLTKKDATKAVEAVFETIQSTLAKGEKVQLIGFGNFEVRERAARKGRNPQSGEEIDIAASKVPAFKAGKALKDAVK, from the coding sequence GTGAATAAAACAGAATTGATTAACTCTGTGGCCGAGGCAGCAGGTCTAACGAAGAAAGATGCAACAAAAGCTGTTGAAGCTGTATTCGAAACGATCCAGTCTACTCTTGCAAAGGGTGAGAAAGTACAACTGATTGGTTTCGGAAACTTTGAAGTTCGTGAGCGTGCAGCTCGTAAAGGACGTAACCCACAATCTGGGGAAGAAATCGATATCGCAGCAAGCAAAGTTCCTGCTTTTAAAGCGGGTAAAGCGCTTAAAGACGCGGTGAAATAA
- the aroB gene encoding 3-dehydroquinate synthase yields MGKLTVNIKNHDYDVHIGQHTYQLFATDYAELFERTDRIAILADEQVAAIHLPLLQKALAFTNREIVVKTVPAGESCKSPAVYVDCLSFLLNEKFTRDSLIIAFGGGACGDLAGFVAATFMRGIRFLQCPTTILSHDSAVGGKTAINMPEGKNMVGSFHQPSGVLFDTSLFTTLPAKEIRSGMAELLKHALISDGEWADELLSNPTFSQPAIDWLSSELLKGIEVKAKIVAEDEFEHSTRKYLNFGHTFGHAVEAACGFGGLSHGESVMIGMAYSLLLSEEHGAVDEQLTSRFIAFANKHGYTFQPIYDHSFEVFMNYMEKDKKASFGRLNFVLLDTVGNPFVKELSKEQCEQAFEQLRRRVEGNGTQ; encoded by the coding sequence ATGGGGAAACTGACGGTCAATATTAAAAATCATGATTACGATGTTCATATCGGTCAACATACGTATCAGCTGTTTGCCACTGATTATGCAGAACTTTTTGAGCGTACGGATCGAATCGCAATCCTAGCAGATGAACAAGTTGCGGCTATCCATTTACCACTCCTGCAAAAAGCATTAGCATTTACCAATCGTGAAATTGTCGTTAAAACAGTACCAGCAGGGGAAAGTTGTAAAAGCCCGGCTGTCTATGTTGATTGTTTGTCCTTTTTGTTGAATGAAAAGTTTACGCGCGATTCACTAATCATTGCGTTTGGTGGCGGTGCTTGCGGCGATTTAGCTGGATTTGTCGCTGCGACGTTTATGCGGGGTATTCGTTTCCTTCAATGTCCGACAACGATTTTGTCTCATGACAGTGCGGTGGGTGGAAAAACGGCGATTAATATGCCGGAAGGGAAAAATATGGTTGGCTCTTTCCATCAACCGTCAGGCGTTCTCTTTGATACATCTCTTTTCACAACCCTACCGGCGAAAGAAATTCGGTCGGGTATGGCAGAGTTATTGAAGCACGCCTTAATATCGGATGGGGAGTGGGCGGACGAATTACTGTCCAACCCCACTTTCTCGCAACCAGCAATCGATTGGTTATCCTCTGAACTGTTAAAAGGCATTGAGGTAAAGGCAAAAATTGTAGCAGAAGATGAATTTGAACATTCCACAAGGAAATATCTCAATTTTGGTCATACATTTGGTCATGCAGTGGAAGCTGCATGTGGATTTGGTGGCTTGAGTCATGGTGAATCTGTGATGATTGGCATGGCGTACAGCCTTCTTTTGAGTGAGGAACACGGAGCGGTTGATGAACAATTGACAAGCCGATTCATTGCATTTGCTAATAAACATGGCTACACATTCCAACCAATTTATGACCATTCATTTGAAGTATTTATGAACTATATGGAAAAAGATAAAAAGGCTTCTTTTGGACGGTTGAATTTTGTATTGCTGGACACAGTAGGCAATCCATTTGTTAAAGAACTATCAAAAGAGCAGTGCGAGCAAGCCTTTGAGCAATTAAGGCGGCGTGTAGAAGGGAATGGGACGCAATGA
- the folE gene encoding GTP cyclohydrolase I FolE, producing MNDVDYGKIEKAVTMILEAIGENPEREGLIDTPKRVAKMYAEVFEGLNKDPRDYFKTVFHENHDEVVLVKDIPFHSMCEHHLVPFFGHAHIAYIPRGGAVAGLSKLARAVETTARRPQLQERITSTVADAMMEMLNPIGVYVIVEAEHMCMTMRGIKKPGAKTVTTVARGIYEQDDVKRAEILSLIKMT from the coding sequence ATGAATGATGTCGATTATGGAAAGATAGAGAAGGCAGTGACAATGATCCTGGAAGCGATTGGTGAAAATCCTGAACGCGAAGGTCTGATCGATACTCCGAAACGGGTTGCGAAAATGTATGCCGAAGTATTTGAGGGGTTAAACAAAGATCCAAGGGATTATTTTAAAACAGTTTTCCATGAAAATCATGATGAAGTTGTGCTTGTGAAAGATATACCCTTTCATTCGATGTGTGAACATCATCTTGTGCCGTTTTTCGGCCATGCACATATTGCATACATACCACGTGGTGGCGCAGTTGCAGGCCTCAGCAAATTGGCAAGAGCGGTCGAAACAACTGCTAGAAGACCACAATTGCAAGAAAGAATTACATCCACGGTAGCTGACGCAATGATGGAGATGTTGAATCCGATTGGTGTCTATGTCATTGTCGAGGCAGAGCATATGTGTATGACAATGCGGGGCATCAAAAAACCGGGTGCAAAAACAGTGACGACGGTAGCGCGGGGGATCTATGAACAGGACGATGTCAAGCGGGCTGAAATCTTATCACTTATTAAAATGACTTGA
- the aroC gene encoding chorismate synthase, with protein MRYFTAGESHGPQLTAIIEGLPAQMELTAEMINGELARRQGGHGRGRRMQIEKDQVIISSGVRHGKTLGSPVTLTVVNDDWKHWTSIMGVEPLPEDVKPEDVKRQITRPRPGHADLVGGMKYGHRDLRNVLERSSARETTMRVAIGAVAKQFLRELDIETVAHVTDIGGFTTNPDTYAGKGTQELRDIIENDPVYCADPEASKQMVQAIDDAKGRGDTVGGVVEVVIEGCPPGIGSYVQFDRKMDGKLAGAMMSINAFKGVEIGLGFDMAKMPGSQVHDEIAWSEEQGYTRKSNRLGGLEGGMTTGMPIVVRGVMKPIPTLYKPLESVDIDTKEAFVATIERSDPCAVPAASVVAEHVIATEMAKAIMEEFRSDTMDGLKKEIAEYRRYVKEF; from the coding sequence ATGAGGTATTTTACAGCAGGAGAATCACATGGACCACAATTGACGGCAATTATTGAAGGGCTACCTGCCCAAATGGAATTGACGGCTGAAATGATTAATGGAGAACTGGCAAGACGGCAAGGAGGACATGGCCGTGGTAGACGAATGCAAATCGAAAAAGATCAGGTCATTATTTCGTCAGGTGTTCGTCATGGGAAGACGCTTGGTTCACCAGTGACGTTGACAGTAGTCAATGATGACTGGAAGCATTGGACATCCATTATGGGTGTTGAACCATTGCCAGAGGACGTTAAACCGGAAGATGTAAAGAGACAGATTACAAGACCAAGACCGGGGCATGCGGATCTTGTCGGGGGCATGAAATACGGCCATCGCGATTTACGCAATGTGCTTGAACGATCATCTGCTCGTGAGACGACGATGCGTGTAGCAATTGGTGCAGTAGCTAAGCAGTTTCTGCGTGAATTGGATATTGAAACGGTTGCCCATGTAACAGACATTGGCGGGTTTACAACAAATCCAGATACATATGCAGGAAAAGGGACGCAAGAGTTACGTGACATCATTGAGAATGACCCTGTCTATTGCGCAGACCCTGAAGCATCCAAACAGATGGTTCAGGCCATCGATGACGCAAAAGGCCGTGGAGATACAGTGGGCGGCGTTGTAGAAGTGGTTATTGAAGGATGTCCTCCAGGTATCGGCAGCTACGTTCAATTTGATCGTAAAATGGATGGTAAGCTGGCTGGAGCGATGATGAGCATCAATGCATTTAAAGGTGTTGAAATTGGGCTAGGGTTTGATATGGCGAAAATGCCTGGCAGTCAGGTGCATGACGAAATCGCTTGGAGTGAAGAGCAGGGCTATACTCGCAAGTCCAATCGTTTGGGGGGTCTTGAGGGGGGGATGACAACGGGTATGCCGATTGTTGTCAGAGGTGTTATGAAGCCAATTCCTACGCTTTACAAGCCGCTAGAAAGTGTCGATATCGATACAAAAGAGGCGTTTGTGGCGACGATTGAGCGTTCAGATCCTTGTGCAGTGCCAGCAGCTTCTGTTGTGGCAGAGCATGTCATCGCAACTGAGATGGCTAAAGCCATCATGGAGGAGTTCCGCTCAGATACGATGGACGGGCTGAAAAAGGAGATTGCCGAATACAGACGCTACGTAAAGGAGTTTTAA
- a CDS encoding CheR family methyltransferase, which produces MPDYAGFIGNIKKKTGIDLSLYKEAQMKRRLTSLYEKKGYRNFKDYFDAIHNDTELLEEFLDRMTINVSEFYRNAQRWDVLEKKIFPKLLAQNKKLKIWSAACSTGEEPYSLAMVLSSHVPVRDISILATDLDLGVIERAKVGLYPERALKEVPAPIVKQYFNNDGHFYQVKDEIKKTVTFKQQNLLEDRYDTGFDLIVCRNVMIYFTEEAKDQIYMNFSKSLKTGGILFVGSTEQIFNPSKYGFESEDTFFYRKI; this is translated from the coding sequence TTGCCGGATTATGCTGGATTTATCGGGAATATAAAAAAAAAGACGGGGATCGACTTATCACTCTATAAAGAAGCCCAAATGAAGAGGAGACTAACATCTCTTTATGAGAAAAAAGGATATCGAAATTTTAAGGATTATTTCGATGCGATACATAATGATACCGAGTTACTTGAAGAATTTCTCGATAGGATGACGATTAACGTCTCCGAATTTTACCGTAATGCCCAGCGATGGGATGTGCTTGAAAAAAAGATTTTTCCGAAGTTGCTTGCTCAGAACAAAAAACTGAAAATTTGGAGTGCGGCTTGTTCAACAGGTGAGGAACCGTATTCCCTTGCGATGGTCCTATCCTCGCATGTACCAGTGCGTGATATTTCTATCTTAGCGACTGATCTCGATTTAGGTGTCATTGAGCGAGCGAAGGTTGGTCTTTATCCTGAGAGAGCATTGAAGGAAGTGCCAGCACCAATCGTGAAACAATATTTTAACAATGATGGTCATTTTTATCAGGTCAAAGATGAAATTAAGAAGACGGTTACGTTTAAACAACAAAACTTGTTGGAAGATCGCTATGATACTGGTTTTGATTTGATTGTTTGTCGCAATGTCATGATTTATTTTACTGAAGAAGCGAAAGATCAAATTTACATGAATTTTTCAAAGTCGTTGAAAACAGGCGGAATTTTATTTGTTGGTAGTACTGAACAAATATTCAATCCGTCGAAGTATGGTTTTGAGTCTGAGGACACGTTCTTTTACAGGAAAATATAA
- a CDS encoding DUF2768 domain-containing protein: MDKMWLSFYAMGFMVISMGLIYASRHKLQNKVLKLLFAIIAYALLIFSFLAMVYLVFNGPTGGAA, from the coding sequence ATGGATAAAATGTGGCTATCCTTTTATGCAATGGGATTCATGGTAATTTCCATGGGTCTTATTTATGCGAGCCGACATAAGCTTCAAAATAAAGTACTTAAATTATTGTTTGCCATCATCGCTTACGCTTTACTTATCTTCTCGTTTTTAGCGATGGTTTACTTGGTGTTTAATGGCCCGACAGGAGGAGCAGCATGA
- the ndk gene encoding nucleoside-diphosphate kinase, protein MERTFLMVKPDGVQRNLIGEIVGRFESKGFKLVGAKLMQITPELAAQHYAEHKERPFFGELVDFITSGPVFAMVWEGENVISVGRLMTGATNPKESAPGTIRGDFAVTVGKNIIHGSDAPESAVREIGLFFKEEELVSYDKTLNNWIN, encoded by the coding sequence ATGGAAAGAACATTTTTAATGGTTAAGCCTGACGGCGTACAACGTAATCTAATCGGTGAAATTGTAGGCCGTTTTGAAAGCAAAGGATTTAAACTTGTAGGTGCGAAGCTTATGCAAATTACACCAGAACTTGCTGCACAACATTACGCTGAGCATAAAGAACGTCCATTTTTCGGAGAGCTTGTTGATTTCATAACTTCAGGTCCTGTATTTGCAATGGTGTGGGAAGGTGAAAACGTAATTTCTGTTGGTCGTCTAATGACGGGCGCAACGAACCCGAAAGAATCTGCACCAGGAACAATCCGTGGTGATTTTGCAGTTACTGTCGGTAAAAACATTATCCATGGTTCTGATGCACCAGAATCAGCAGTTCGTGAAATCGGTCTTTTCTTCAAGGAAGAAGAGCTTGTCTCTTACGATAAAACATTGAATAACTGGATTAACTAA
- a CDS encoding heptaprenyl diphosphate synthase component 1, translated as MERQKIKQYIEKYISELEQSLYEPIVERDVGQMPIDAAKAFFLLLPMLNGERWTERLNTAAIAVGAVHAAFEAHDAINVSDATSKQQQLTVLSGDHFSGVHYRLLASIPELGFIQSLSRTIGHINEVKTTFHQRLPDESVQLIEAVGIIEAGCITDFLHTFGFSQYATLANAALPLLRLESGLLGGNTANVDHAITLLHDELRDALQAADFLAPILQQEIQNLALPLLGKTI; from the coding sequence ATGGAAAGACAAAAAATTAAACAGTATATCGAAAAGTATATAAGTGAATTGGAGCAATCCCTTTACGAGCCGATTGTGGAAAGGGATGTTGGGCAGATGCCGATTGATGCTGCTAAAGCTTTCTTCCTTCTTCTACCGATGTTGAACGGAGAGCGGTGGACAGAACGTTTAAATACAGCGGCTATCGCAGTTGGTGCTGTCCACGCAGCGTTTGAGGCGCATGATGCTATCAATGTGTCGGATGCCACATCAAAGCAACAGCAGCTTACAGTATTATCAGGTGATCATTTTAGTGGGGTTCATTATCGACTTCTTGCGTCCATTCCAGAATTGGGTTTCATTCAATCACTGTCAAGAACGATTGGACATATTAACGAAGTGAAGACAACGTTTCATCAACGACTACCAGATGAATCGGTCCAATTGATTGAGGCTGTTGGGATCATTGAAGCGGGATGTATAACGGATTTCTTACATACATTCGGTTTTTCACAATACGCTACGCTGGCCAATGCAGCATTGCCGCTACTTAGGTTAGAGAGTGGGCTACTTGGTGGAAATACAGCAAACGTAGATCATGCAATAACACTGCTACACGATGAACTGCGAGATGCTCTTCAGGCGGCCGATTTCTTAGCACCTATTTTGCAGCAGGAAATTCAGAATCTAGCGTTACCGCTCCTTGGTAAAACGATTTAG